In a genomic window of Terriglobales bacterium:
- a CDS encoding carboxypeptidase regulatory-like domain-containing protein translates to MRRRSSIWLEAIIFGAILSQAQITTTKLLGTVVDPNGAYIAGAEITLTNTDTNMVRQIRSAADGAYRAEFLPVGNYKLDVRAAGFRDYVRKDIILALNENVRVDVKMEVGRGSDSVVVTEAPPLVDTSSASLGRTVRAFEIANLPLVDRNPYRLLDLTPGVQSNNAGLATASSATSNIVLGFPEQRTLINGGVDGGVGSVSYYLDGGINMTGLRNTGNVLPNPEAIQEFRVQTNNYGVEYGRFAGGVIDVVTKSGTNSFHGSAFEFVRNAVFNANDWGSTLPKAPFHGHQFGATFGGPIRKDSTFFFFSYSGLRQTTSTFLNSAVVPTPLERTGDFSQSAHKPIDPATGKVFTCDGVVGKICSNRLDPVAMNILNTLVPSATPGVAGNVWQGYVPSPYNSDEFLIKVDHQINTAHRFTGSYFETGGSNTIQAGGGNLPWGVQELSWRQHEVNLSDVWVISGDQVNQAWLTYTRNFGGRLNLPPTSLGDLGSTFTVQGVPSLPQITVQGYFNLTNAIAGPTAGTNFYSLRDVFLWSRGRHTIKFGAELSLNKDIQQTLLNNYGVFTFNGGVTKASNALADFELGIPSAVSQDSPITGYTNSWYIALFAQDDFRVHPRVTLNLGLRWDVQTPPTDPLDREATYLAGEQSTVRPSAPTGILFPGDAGVERGIVPIRWHHVSPRVGVAWDPFGDGRTAVRAGAGVYFGSVSGNEWNTTTNFEPFSIRLSFANVNQKTSPSGAPLGATLSNPYNAYPGGNPFPYQGTFVAGGSIFGASTNFQWPYTYQLNFSVARQLTNSLAVTAAYVGSLSHDLPFAQDVNYPVVTANATTSSANVLARRPNPAFGQILLLQSNQTASYHALQLEASKRMGNHFGLSAFYVYSKTLNSVELQNNTTQGGAQNMSNLSEDRGRADTDQRHVFGASFVFQPNYYNGSSGLARGILNGWSISSIIRWRSGVPFTVLNGIDANLDGVSNTDRAQLIGDPHVSHPTAARWFNTDAFVQNQAVTGVATDGNSPRNFLDNPGYQDIDLAILRDFKLTERFGLTFRAEATNAFNMVSLVGQRTGATGFGQTVGTALFGQLRNAQPMRRLQFGLRLVF, encoded by the coding sequence ATGCGCCGCAGATCCTCGATTTGGCTCGAAGCCATCATTTTCGGGGCGATATTGTCGCAGGCGCAGATCACCACTACGAAGCTGTTGGGCACAGTTGTCGATCCGAACGGCGCTTACATCGCCGGTGCGGAGATCACCCTCACCAACACCGACACCAACATGGTGCGACAAATTCGATCCGCAGCCGACGGCGCTTATCGGGCGGAGTTTCTGCCGGTCGGCAATTACAAGCTGGACGTCAGAGCGGCAGGGTTTCGAGATTACGTTCGTAAGGACATCATTCTCGCCTTAAACGAGAATGTCCGGGTTGATGTCAAGATGGAGGTGGGAAGGGGAAGCGACAGCGTCGTGGTAACGGAGGCACCGCCACTGGTGGACACTAGCAGTGCCTCGCTGGGGCGTACGGTGCGGGCCTTCGAAATTGCAAATCTGCCGCTGGTCGACAGAAATCCTTACAGGCTTCTCGATCTGACGCCTGGAGTGCAGTCGAACAACGCCGGCCTCGCGACCGCGAGTAGCGCGACCAGCAACATCGTGCTGGGATTTCCCGAGCAGCGCACACTGATCAACGGCGGCGTTGATGGCGGCGTGGGATCGGTAAGCTACTATCTCGACGGCGGCATCAACATGACCGGACTCCGCAACACCGGGAATGTGCTGCCCAATCCCGAAGCCATCCAGGAATTCCGGGTTCAGACGAATAACTACGGTGTCGAATACGGCCGGTTTGCCGGCGGTGTGATTGACGTGGTGACCAAGTCCGGCACCAATAGCTTTCACGGCTCAGCATTTGAATTTGTCCGCAATGCGGTGTTCAACGCGAATGACTGGGGTTCCACGCTGCCCAAGGCGCCTTTTCACGGGCACCAGTTTGGCGCTACATTTGGTGGGCCCATCCGGAAAGACAGTACCTTCTTCTTTTTTTCCTACTCCGGTCTGAGGCAAACGACCAGCACATTTCTGAACAGTGCTGTGGTTCCGACCCCGCTGGAACGCACAGGAGATTTTTCCCAGTCGGCGCACAAGCCCATTGATCCGGCAACCGGAAAAGTGTTCACGTGTGACGGCGTCGTGGGCAAAATCTGCTCCAACCGGTTGGATCCGGTGGCGATGAACATTCTCAATACCTTGGTTCCGTCAGCGACGCCGGGCGTGGCGGGGAATGTCTGGCAGGGCTATGTGCCCAGCCCTTACAACAGCGACGAGTTCCTCATCAAAGTCGATCACCAAATCAATACTGCGCACCGCTTCACCGGCAGCTACTTTGAGACGGGCGGCAGCAACACCATTCAAGCTGGTGGCGGAAACTTGCCGTGGGGAGTGCAGGAGTTAAGCTGGCGGCAACACGAAGTCAACCTGAGTGATGTCTGGGTGATCAGCGGCGATCAAGTCAATCAAGCCTGGCTTACCTATACGCGCAACTTTGGCGGGCGGTTGAACCTTCCGCCAACCTCGCTCGGTGACCTCGGTTCCACCTTTACGGTGCAGGGTGTGCCCTCGTTGCCACAAATCACCGTCCAGGGCTACTTCAACCTGACCAATGCTATCGCTGGCCCCACCGCGGGCACAAATTTTTACTCTCTGCGCGACGTGTTTCTCTGGTCTCGGGGACGGCACACCATCAAGTTCGGGGCCGAACTCTCGTTGAACAAGGACATCCAGCAAACATTGCTTAACAATTACGGTGTTTTCACCTTTAACGGCGGCGTCACCAAGGCGAGCAACGCTCTCGCTGATTTCGAGCTCGGCATTCCCAGTGCTGTAAGCCAGGACTCGCCGATCACCGGGTATACGAATAGCTGGTACATTGCGCTGTTTGCGCAGGATGATTTTCGAGTTCATCCCCGAGTAACCCTAAATCTCGGGCTGCGCTGGGACGTACAGACACCGCCGACCGATCCGCTGGACCGCGAAGCTACCTACCTTGCCGGTGAGCAGTCTACGGTAAGACCGAGCGCGCCCACGGGAATTCTGTTCCCCGGAGATGCCGGTGTGGAGCGCGGGATTGTGCCGATACGGTGGCACCACGTCTCGCCGCGCGTAGGCGTGGCTTGGGACCCTTTCGGTGACGGCAGGACGGCCGTGCGCGCTGGCGCTGGAGTTTACTTTGGCAGTGTTTCGGGAAACGAGTGGAACACGACGACAAATTTCGAGCCGTTCTCCATCCGGCTGTCATTCGCTAACGTTAACCAGAAAACCTCCCCCAGCGGAGCGCCGCTAGGGGCGACTCTAAGCAACCCCTACAACGCCTACCCTGGGGGTAATCCCTTTCCCTACCAGGGAACATTTGTCGCGGGCGGCTCGATCTTCGGCGCGTCCACAAACTTCCAATGGCCGTACACGTATCAATTGAATTTTTCAGTCGCACGCCAGCTCACAAACAGTCTAGCGGTTACGGCTGCCTACGTTGGATCGCTAAGCCACGATCTTCCTTTCGCGCAGGACGTCAACTACCCGGTGGTCACTGCCAACGCGACGACCAGCAGCGCAAACGTTCTGGCGCGCAGACCGAATCCAGCCTTTGGCCAGATATTACTGCTGCAGTCAAACCAGACTGCTTCGTACCATGCATTGCAACTGGAAGCGTCCAAGAGAATGGGCAATCACTTCGGCTTGAGTGCCTTCTATGTCTACAGTAAGACTCTGAACAGCGTGGAACTGCAGAACAACACAACTCAAGGCGGGGCGCAGAACATGAGCAACTTGAGCGAAGACCGGGGACGCGCCGATACCGATCAGCGCCACGTGTTCGGGGCCTCTTTTGTATTTCAACCTAATTACTACAACGGCAGCAGCGGCCTGGCACGCGGAATCCTTAACGGTTGGTCGATCTCATCAATAATAAGGTGGCGAAGCGGCGTGCCTTTTACTGTGCTCAACGGCATTGACGCGAACCTGGATGGCGTATCGAATACAGACCGTGCCCAATTGATCGGGGATCCGCATGTTTCCCATCCCACGGCTGCAAGATGGTTCAATACCGACGCCTTCGTGCAGAATCAGGCGGTTACCGGAGTTGCCACCGATGGCAATTCGCCGCGCAACTTCCTCGACAACCCCGGCTATCAGGACATCGATCTAGCCATCTTACGCGACTTCAAGCTCACAGAACGATTCGGGTTGACTTTCCGTGCGGAGGCCACGAACGCATTTAACATGGTGAGCCTTGTCGGCCAGCGCACTGGAGCGACGGGTTTCGGTCAGACAGTTGGTACCGCGCTATTCGGACAACTGCGCAATGCTCAACCCATGCGCCGGTTGCAGTTTGGACTCCGATTAGTCTTTTAG
- a CDS encoding response regulator encodes MKTSKELILCVGRDPKGVAALRDILQGQGYQTLLARDEAAALHIFETAALDAVILDYQTAGENGVGLAERMKKINIHVPILMYSAESDYCGWELGSVDQCVSKTGSPRQLISAIKELLEVRFPPFLRWFGDWKNRFRKAGWLTLLVHPRFRQATDFRSCLLQTLNTTNARTPNVVLIHNSSVVGKKHCFSGCTSAFLRAE; translated from the coding sequence ATGAAAACATCGAAGGAACTTATCCTGTGCGTTGGTCGTGACCCGAAAGGTGTTGCTGCTCTGCGGGACATCTTACAAGGCCAAGGGTATCAGACGCTGCTGGCCCGCGACGAAGCTGCGGCTCTCCATATCTTTGAGACAGCGGCGCTGGATGCAGTAATTCTCGATTATCAAACAGCGGGCGAAAATGGGGTTGGGCTCGCCGAACGAATGAAGAAGATAAATATACATGTCCCCATCCTGATGTACTCCGCGGAGAGCGATTACTGCGGTTGGGAGCTGGGCTCGGTTGATCAGTGCGTGTCCAAGACTGGTTCTCCGAGGCAGCTGATTTCTGCAATCAAAGAATTGCTGGAGGTACGCTTTCCTCCCTTTCTTCGCTGGTTCGGAGATTGGAAGAACCGGTTCCGAAAGGCGGGCTGGCTCACACTGTTGGTCCATCCCCGATTCCGGCAAGCAACTGACTTTCGAAGCTGTCTATTGCAGACGCTTAACACGACGAACGCCCGTACCCCGAATGTGGTACTCATCCACAATTCTTCGGTGGTAGGAAAAAAACACTGCTTTTCGGGATGCACCTCTGCGTTTTTGCGGGCAGAGTAG